TTCCAGCCCCCGAAGACCAGCGATGAGACTCGGGATGACGCCAAACGATGTCCTGAGCCGAAAGGCAAGGCATAGGTGAAACTTTCAACCAGCGTCAAACGGCGATCATAGTCGTTTGGAGCATAGTTTCTGCGTTTGTTGACATTGAACAGAAGCGCCGAGTCGTCCGAAGGGACATAACCTAACCCCTTCCCCCATGTAAATGCGGTCGATGTCGCAATGCCATTGGAAAAGCGACGATCAAGTTGAGCCTGCAGCGCGTTGTAGTTGGAGGAAAATCCCATCGTAATGATTGTCGTCGTTGCCGTACGGCCAAATGGAGCATATAACGGCTTGGAGGTATTTCCCCCTCCATATGTAGAGGGAAGATTCATATCCTGCTGGGTGGCCATTCGAGTACCGTGATTGCCGACATACGCTAGTTGCAGCGATAGCTTCCACGGCAGCGCTTGCTGTACGGCGACGTTCCACGACTGCACATAAGGGTTCTTATAATCCAGAGGAACTACGTTGTAAGCCTGCTGCGTGAGAGCTGATGTATTGGCTGGAATGATGCCATTGCTTGGGATGGTAACTGGCACGGGCGCCGGAAAGCCGGCCTGGAACGTCGCGACCTGACCATTGCTCAGGACTGCGGGCGTATAGGAGGTACTTCCTACCGGTGTATAGCTATTGTTCGATCGCACTGGATAGTTGAACGCATAGCTATCATCTGGAAAGGGCATGTAGCTAATGCCATATCCACCACGAAACACCGTTGCTTCCGACACACGATAAGCAAAACCTGTGCGCGGAGCAAAATACCGATACTGCGTCTTCATTCCGAGATTCGCTGGATTATTGCCAATACCAGCCAGGACCAGCGTATTGTTTGTTGGATTGTAGTTGGAGAAACCGCCCGCTTCTGCTGGAGTCGCCGGCGGATAAAACTCCCAGCGCAGCCCAAGGTCGAGCGTGAGTTTTTGGGCCACCTGCCACTTGTCGCTGATGAATGAAAAGAGCCACCACTGGCGATAGCGCGTCGGATTTACAATATCCCGTCCAACGGAGCTTGGAAGATCAAGCAGGAAGCTGGCCATCGTGTTCGCGACATTGTTGACAGCGCCAGATACGTTCGTTGACGTTTGATTGCCGACAAAAGCGATCGTGCCCGGACCACCGAAGGTCTGTGACTGAGAGATATCGTCGCGAACTCGGCGAAGATCTACGCCGAACTTTACTGTGTGGTTATGTAGGACCTTCGTCCAGCTATTAACAAAGTCAATATTGGACTCCGAGCGATCCCATGGAATCGATTTTGAATAGCCAAACGCCGGATTCGAAAAACCGTCTAGGCTGATCTGGATCTGGCCGGAAGTAAAAGGAATTCCTGAGATGTTCACACCCGATATGCCAAGCTTAGTGGCATCGTCAGAGCCATAGTTTGTAGGCCGCGCCCGATTGATAAGGTGGGCAACGCCAACGCGCGTCTCCGTGAAGAGTGTGGGAGAAAAGACATGGCCGTAGTTCACGCCTGTGCTATAGGAGTTCTGAACGCCTGTTCCTTGAAATCCATTTCCGGCTGGTCCTCCTGCAAAGGAGCTAAACGCAGGAGCCTGCATGATCGTGACGCGCTGGAAGCTATAGCGAGCGCTGAGGCGATCCTTCTCACTTAAGCTGTAATCCCCTTTTAGGTCGAAGCTTTGTGTGTCCTTGGTAAACGGCAGATTGATAACGTAGTTGTTTGTTGGCGCCGCGAGGTTCGTCAGATTCTGATTCGGCTTTGGCATCTGCTGCAAAATCGCCAGCGAGATCGGGTTCACACGACTGATCGGGATCTGATTGTTGACGAAGGGTTGCCGTCCCGTGCCATCGGCATTGCCGGTTGCCGGATCATAGATCTGGCCAGTCTTCTTTGCGGTATCAAGAGGCCCGCTCAGGTCGATATTGCCCTGCGCATTCGGGGTATAAAACTGAGTGGGAACAATGGTAAATGTATTGGCGATGGCCTCACGGTCCGTTGTTCGAAGATAGTCTCCGAACAGAAAGAGCTTGTTATGAACGAGGGGCCCACCCAGGCTTCCACCGAAGTAGTTGTAGGCAAGGTGACCAAGCGGCCCACCGAAGTAGGAACGTGCGTTCACTGCGTTGTTCTGAATGAACTCAAAGGCAGAGCCATGAATCTGGTTCGTACCGGACTTCAATATGACATTGGTAACAGCACCAGTTGCACGACCGAGTTCTGCTTCATAGTTATTGGTCGAAATGTCGACGGAACCGATGGCATCTGCCGGAGGAATGATGAACTGCAAGAGCCCAGTCCGATTCGTATCATCGATACCTTCGATCTGGTAGAGATTTCCATGACGGGGAATACCATTCACTCGTGTCTGTAAGGCGCCGACCGCGTTGAAGAACTGTGAGTTCTCAAAGCGGACCGGCGTTGTACCAGGCACAAGATTCAAAAGCTGCTGATAGTTGCGCGTTCCGCTTATCGGAAGATCTGCGATCTGTCGATCTTCAATATTGGTGGTAATGTCGGCGCGGTCTGTCTGCAATTGCGCGGGTGCCGCGGAAACATCAATCGTCTCTGACACACTACCGGGAACGACAGTCACGTCAGCGCGAGTCGTCGAATTGACGAAGATGACGACATGTTCTAACGCCTGCTTCTTGAATCCCTCCTTCTCGACTGTAACTCGATATTCTCCGGGGGGCGTGCCTGGAAACGTATAGTTGCCGCTGCTGTTGGTGATCGCCTGTTGAGACACATTCGTTTTTTCATTGGTAATGGTGACATTCGCATTTTGGATGGAAGCTCCCGATTGATCCTGCACAATACCGACGATCGTTCCACTGACAGCCTGACCATAGGCTACAGTCGCCAATAATGCCATAGAAATACATAGGGCCTGGGAAATTCGTTGAATGAGCATACCTTTTCTCCCTCAAAATTCTGGTGCCTTACAGGTAAATCGCCGACACATCATGCCGGGTGCGACCGTCACTCAGGACGGATTCATCATCTCTGGATATGTCATTGGCGATCGCAAAAGCACAACGACACTTACAGTCGCCAGTACAGGCATTAGCGCGGCGACAAAAAATGCGGGTGTATATCCGAACTTGCTAACCGTGTTCCCCACGAGAATGGTGAATGCTGTGCCAGCAAGCCCAGCGGCAAAACCGCTAAGACCTGTAGCAGTGGCTACAACGCCCTGAGGCAGCAAGTCTGAAGGGAAAGTGAGTCCCATCGTGGACCAACTCGCAAATCCCCATAGCGCGATGCAGACCAAAGCCATTGCAGCCGACGGGCTTGAGGTTCGAGCAGCCGGGATACCTGCAAGCATGGGAATGCAGCTGACGATGCAAATAAGAATCCTGGCGCGCAACACCGGAATACCATGGCGAATTGCAAATGCCGAGACATAACCGGCCGTCAGGTTTCCAAGGTCTGCCGCCGCAAAAGGAATCCAGCCAAACGCAGCCAGCTGCTTGAGTGAAAAGCCCCGCGCATCGGAGAGATACTGTGGCAGCCAGAAGACATAGAACCACCAGATCGGATCGGTCAGGGATCTCCCAAGGATGATGCCCCACACATTTCTGTTTGCGAGCAGACGTAGCCAGCTGACATCCCGGTCCGCAGTATGGGCGGTTGAGCGCCCAGTCAGAATCACCTGCTTCTCTCCCTCGCTGAGGCGCGGATGCGCATCGAGCGGATGGTAGACATAGAGCCACAGGGCCAGCCATAGAAACCCTAATAATCCCGTAAAGAAAAACGCAGAACGCCATCCCATCCACAATGCAATGACAGGCAAAGCTATCGATGCCAATGCCCCACCAATACTCGACCCACTATCGAAGATCGCAACAGCCATGCCGCGCTCCTCGTCGGGAAACCACTCGGCGACCGTCTTCGATGCCCCTGGCCAGTTGAACCCTTCTCCTATTCCAAGAAGAAAGCGCGTGACGACAAACCCCGTAACAGATCCCACAAACGCGCTCAGGGCATTCACCGCGGACCAAAGAATGACCGCGAAGCTCAGCCCTTTCCGCACTCCTATTCGATCGAGGATGGGACCACCGACCAGCCAGGCCAAAGCATACGCAAACTGAAACGCCCCAAAGATCTTGGCTAGGTCCTCATGCGTGAAATGCAGTTGAGTCGAGATTGCAGGAGACAGCACCGAGAAGCTCTGACGGCTGATGTAGTTGATGACGGTCGAGAGGAACAGAGTCCACGCAATACCCCAGCGGATGCGTCCTTGACGCTTTTTGTCCGTTCTTCTGGATTCCAATGTCTGCATCGAGTATTCCCATGTGTCGACAATACAAATTCATATGTCGGCTGAATCGAAACCATAACGACTCATCATGCATTTGTCAAAATTATTTTTCCTAATAAATTGGCAAATTTTCCAATACACCCAGAGTCAAATGCCTCGGTTATCGCGGATATTCGAGTCTTATTCATCTGGCATCCACTCTTAATGTGCCGTTTTACGGCAAATTATGGATACCTCTTGGCAAGGTTTTTTACTCGCTGCTACACTGCCGATTATTCACGTGAGCCGATGGAGTGGAGATAGCAATGAAACGCAGGACAAAGTCAGCCAAACCGGCAGATGCGGGTAAAGTTGGCCTTAAACATGTGGCTGTCCGCGCAGGCGTCAGTATCTCGAGTGCCTCCCGGGTACTAAGTGGCAGTCGTAGAGTTGACGATCGAACGAGAGATGCAGTCCTCGAGGCGGCCAATGCGCTTGGCTTCGATCTATCGAAGTCGCAAAAAGAAAAATCCCTTGCCTTTCTGTTATGCAATCGCACGATGCATGATGCCTTTCACACCCGCATTTTGATGGGCGCGGAGGCTGCATGCGCCGAACACGGATGGGAGATGATCTTTCTCTCCTTCAATTACTCCCCGCATGTGCCTTGGAAGGAACTTCATCTCCCTCGCGTCGTCCAACGGCACGATGTAGTCCGTGCCGTGCTACTCGCTGGGACCAACTCCGCCAATCTCATGGAACTGCTCGTTCACAAGAACGTCAACTTCGTCACATTAGGAAACAACGTCCTGGGAACGCCGCCTCAGCTCAAGCCTGACATGGTCTATTCTGACGACGTTCAGGGCGGCTACGACATAACGCGATACCTCATCAATAGCGGTCATGAACGCATCTGGTATGTCGGCAATATACGGCTGCCGTGGTATGCCCGCTGCTACGAGGGTTATGAACAGGCGATGAAAGAGGCGCAGCTCAAACCCCAGATCTCATCGATCGATTCACAGGACAACGCTGAGATCGGCTACCTGGGTACCAAGTCCATCCTAGCGAACGGCAACGCTACAGCGATCTTCTGTGGAAGCGATTTTGCCTCCCATGGCGTTTACCGTGCTCTACGCGACAGCGGTCTTCGTATTCCCGAAGACATCAGCGTCGCAGGCTGCAACGACACGGTAGGCAATTGGCTGTATCCAGGCTTGACCACCATTCGAGAGTTTCCGGAACAGATTGGGAAAAAGATGGTGGAGGCAGTGCTCAATCGCATCGCCCACCCCAACACACTGCCGCAAAAGATTGTCATTCCAACGGAGTTCGTTCGAAGGGACTCTTGCCGGGAGCTCCGTTCAGGAAGCTGAAGGGTTCTGAATAATCCGCGAGTGCTCCTTTGGCACTCCTCATACGAAAGAAGTGAAGGGACACACCCTTTGAAAACGTCACAACAGGGCACTCTATTGGTCGAATCATATGTTGACAATTGTATTTTAGGAAATGCAGATGCCGACAAAACATCCAACGAGATCCTGCGGCTTGCCCGTGACCGCGAAACGTTTGGCGTCATCTTCGCAACAGGCGCCTCTCAGTTCGAAACCCTGCGCCATCTCCGGAAGCGAGTAGACCTTCCATGGCATAAGATTATCGGCTTCCATTTGGATGAATATGTTGGCCTCACACCGGAACATGGCGCTTCGTTTCGAGGCTATCTTCGGGAGGCGCTTCCTCTGTCGAAGATGAAGGCATTCTATGAACTGGACGGAACCTCTTCGAATCCCGATAAGACTGCGGAGCAATACGCTGCCAGGCTTCGCGAGGTGAATCCCTCCTTGTGCCTGCTTGGCATCGGCGAGAACGGCCACCTGACTTTCAACGATCCATGGGAGGCCGACTTCAATGATCCTAAGGATGTCCGTCTCGTCAATCTTGACGATCAGTGCCGCGAGCAGCAATACGCCGAAGGCTGGTTCGACAGTATTGCCGACGTTCCCCTTCGTGCGCTTACCCTAACTGTTCCCGCGATCATGCGAGTTCCCATGTTGATCGCCGGTGTTCCCGGCAAGCGTAAAGCAGCAATTGTCAAAAAGGTTTTCGACGCACCGATCACGCCAGGTTGTCCTGCAACCATTCTTGGCACTCATCCGAACGCAACTCTGTATCTCGACACCGAATCTTCGACGGGGATCACTTCTTTACTCCACGAATAATCGGTACTTACATTCTCAAGAACGAAGCTTCACCAATTTTATTTTCAGGAGTGGAAATGCGGATTTCAAGACGATTCTTTCTTCATAGTACCGCGATCACCGCCGCGGTCACATCGATGCGCCGTGCATTGCCAGCAGCTTCTTTTGTCGCTTCTCCTACTGAATGTACCTTTCGCATGGCGGTCATCACTGATGAAATCTCCCAGGATTTCGGAGAAGCTTGCGAGACGGCCACCCGGCAGATGGGGCTGGGGTGGGTTGAGATTCGAACTCTCTGGGGAAAAAACATTACGCTTCTCGACGAGAAGGAGATTGCAGAGGCGAAGAAGATTCTCAAAAAGAATCAGCTTAAGATCACCAATTTAGGCAGCCCTCTCTTCAAAGTTCCCTGGCCACACTCTGACCAGGCTGACAACAAACTCGGGAAGCTCGACCGGGGATCCTTCGACAATGAATTTGGCTTCAAGCAGCAGGATGAGGTTCTCGAGCGTTGCATCTCTTTATGCAAACAGCTCGATACGGAGCGCATCCGCTGCTTTGACTTTCTGGCGCTCAAGGACCAAAAGCCTTATCGCGATGCCATCAATGCAAAACTGCGACAAGCCTCCGAAAAATGTGAGAAGCATAAGGTTATTCTCGTCCTCGAAAATGAGGAGAGTTGCAACACCCAAACTGCAGAACAAGCTATAGAAGTTCTGAAGGCGGTACCCAATCGGAACTTCATGTTGAACTGGGATCCCGCAAATGAGGCTGCGGTCGGCGGGCAGCCTTTCCCTCAGGGATGGTCTTTGCTGCCAAAGGATCGTATCGGTCACGTGCACTGCAAAGATGTAGTTCGCAAGAATGGTTCCTACGTCTGGTCGCCAATCGGTGGGGGCGTCATGGATTGGGTCGGACAATTTCGCGCTCTCGCTGCTGCGGGATATCACCTCGGCGTAAGCCTTGAGACGCACTGGCGTGGTCCAGGCACCAAAGAAGAAGCAACACAGAAAAGTATGGACGGTCTCAAATCTGCACTTCGCCAAGCGGAGATTCCTTGCTCTCGCGTTCTCCAGCTCTAAACACACACCGCCACTCCATCAACCAGGAGAAATGATCTTATGCAAGCAAACAGTATCGGACGTCGTCAATTTCTTTCCGGGATCGCCGCGACTGCCGCCAGTCAGGCCCTCCCCCATCGCGTGCTCGGCCAAACCAACCGTATCATAGGCGCTAACGATCGCATCCGTATCGGCCTCATCGGTGCCGGATCGCGAGGAACAGAAGACTTGCGTAGCGCTCTTCGTCAGCACAATGTCGAATGTGCTGCCGTTGCCGATGTTTTCTCACTCCACCGCGAGCGGATGAAGCACACTTATCCATTCATTGATACCTATGATGATCCTCGCCGTCTTCTTGATCGCAAGGACATTGACGCTGTCATCAATGCAACACCGCTTCATGTCCACTCGAAGTACTTTCTCGATACACTCTCGGCCGGCAAGGATCTCTATTGCGAAAAGACCATGACCTGGAATATTCCCGAAGCTGAGGCCTGCCTGAGAGCTGCAAAGGCATCCAAGCAAATTGTTCAAATCGGGCTTCAAGATGCTACGGCCGGTTCACTACTCGATGCAAAAGATTGGATCGCGAATGGGCTCACCGGCAAAATCACCATGGTGGAATCCTGGATGAGCCGTAACACGAAGCATGGTGTCGGACAGTGGAGACGCCCCATCCCCAAGGAGTGCACCGCCTCCAATGTCAATTGGAAGCTCTTTCTCGATGGCCGTAAGCTCGAAACCTTCGACGCCGAGAAATTCATCAACTGGCGGCTGTATTGGAGCTTCTCCGGCGGGAATACCGCGGAAAACATGGTCCACCAGCTTGCGTGGGTGATCGAAGCTATGAACCTGCCTCTTCCCAAAGCCGCAGCCATGACGGGCGGCATCTTCTCCGTCAGGGATGGACGTGAAGTACCAGATACGATCTCGGTCACAATCGAATACCCAAACGATTTTGTCTTTGTCTGGCAGTCTGTCTTCAACAATAAATTCTACGGTATGGGAGAACGCTTCCTTGGAAGCGATGGAACGATTGAGCACCTTAGTGGCTCGAATAATATGATCACCGGACCTGCGGATACGAGCCAGGATAAAGAGAGCGAAGAAAACGCCCCTGGGCCAGTTCGCTACTATCCCGAGACACTCAATAACCCCAATGGCACGCCACTACTTGGCAAAAACCCCGGCGAGAATCATATGGCTCACTGGGTCGCCCGTCTCCGCGACCGCAAGCAACCCGCCGCTTCTGTAGAGTTGGGCTACCGGTCTGCTCTCGGAGTGCACATGGCAAATCTGTCTTATCGGCAGAAGAGGCGCATCACTCTCGAAGAAGCGCTTGCAATGCCGGCAAGCGCCTATCTTTCGCACTAACTCCTCAATACCGTGCTCCCAACCTAATCGGGGCACGGTCCATTCCAAGCTAGAAATAACTCACACTATGATTGGATTGTTCGCAATGAGAGCGCCACATCTTCTACTTTTTGCTCCCGTTATAGTCAGTCTGTCGCTCGTAGCTATACCGGTTGCGGCACAGCGGCTGACCGACAACCGGATCATACTCTCTCCGTTGGCAGATGCTCACGAAAGGCTCGCAGCGCAGGTTCTAAGTGAAGAGGTTTCAAAGCGAACGCATATCGCGTGGCCCATTTCCTCTGAAGTTGCCAATACAAACTCGCTCCATGTCATCGTCACCACAAAGTCACATCTAGCCGGAATTTTGGCAGCGGGACATCTGGCGATGCCTCACGTCCCCATGACCGCCAAACCCGAAGGCTTCTCCATTCGCGTTCTTGGCAAAGATAAACGCTTTGTCGTGATCGCAGGCAATGACGCACGAGGCGTGCTCTTCGGAGTCGGCTACTTTCTGCGCCATCTAGATATGAAGCCACAAGCCGTATCTTTAGAGAATCTGTTCGATACTGACCAGGAGCCGGAATACAGTGTGCGTGGGCATCAGCTCGGTTATCGTCCCAAGAACAACACCTACGACGGTTGGAACGTTCAGGCATTTGATCAATACATTCGCGATCTTATTCTCTTCGGCACAAACACCATAGAATTGATCCCTCCCCACTCTGACGATGCGGCGATGAGCCCTCTCTTTCCCGAACCGCCGATGGAGATGATGGTTAAGCTCTCCGCTCTCATCAATCACTATGGGATCAGTTGCTCCATTTGGTTTCCTGCAATGGAGAAGGACTACTCCGATCCGGCGCAATTGGAGCGTTCCATCCATGAGTGGAGCAGCGTTTTTTCGAGTCTTCCACAGGTCGACGCTATCTTTGTCCCAGGAGGTGATCCCGGACACACTGCTCCCAAAGTTCTCTTTCACTTCCTCGAGCGCGTCGGGGTTGAGCTACACAAATATCATCCTCACGCTGAGATGTGGGTCTCGCCACAAGCCTTCAGCGAGGAGTGGCTTACACAGTTCTATTCCTTGCTGAGAGATCGCCCATCATGGCTCACTGGCGTCGTCTATGGGTCCGAGATGCGCCCGACTCCAGCCGAATTCCGCGCGCAGGTTCCGTCGTTTATTCCCATTCGCTTTTATCCTGACATCGCTCACACGGCATCATCCGAGCAGCCGGTACCGAATTGGGATCCAGCTTTCGCACTTACCGAAGGTCGCGAGCCCATCAATCCACGCCCAGTTGATGAAGGCCTTATCTTCCATAGCGACTTGAAGACTAGCATCGGCTTCGTAACCTACTCCGAAGGAGTCAACGATGACATCAATAAGTTTCTATGGTCAGGATGGGGATGGGACTCGAAGCAAACCGCCGACGACATACTCGCACAATACATTCGTCTTTTCCTTGCGCCAGCGCTACCTGATGAACTTCTGGCCCCCATTCATGGGTTAGAGGAAAACTGGCGCGGCTCCGCACGCAACAATCCGAGCATTGAGCCCTCACTGGCTGCCTTCCAGGTGCTCGCCTCTAAATATCCCGGCCTCAAAACTAACTGGCGCTTTCAACAGCTTCTCTATCGCGCTTACTATGACACATACGTTCAGCACAGATTGAGGAGCGAAAGTTCAGCTCAAGAAGAAGCGATCCAAATCTTGCGCTCCGCCTATCCCTCAAATACCAATGAGAACATCGCCGCTGCGGAAGCAGCGATCGAAACACCGCCTCAGTGTTCCGTCTCCAACTTATGTCAACAGATTCAAAAGCTTGCCGATGATCTTTTTACCTCCATCCACATGCAATTGACTGTCACCCGCCACCATGCCTCATCGGTGG
This portion of the Edaphobacter sp. 4G125 genome encodes:
- a CDS encoding TonB-dependent receptor, coding for MLIQRISQALCISMALLATVAYGQAVSGTIVGIVQDQSGASIQNANVTITNEKTNVSQQAITNSSGNYTFPGTPPGEYRVTVEKEGFKKQALEHVVIFVNSTTRADVTVVPGSVSETIDVSAAPAQLQTDRADITTNIEDRQIADLPISGTRNYQQLLNLVPGTTPVRFENSQFFNAVGALQTRVNGIPRHGNLYQIEGIDDTNRTGLLQFIIPPADAIGSVDISTNNYEAELGRATGAVTNVILKSGTNQIHGSAFEFIQNNAVNARSYFGGPLGHLAYNYFGGSLGGPLVHNKLFLFGDYLRTTDREAIANTFTIVPTQFYTPNAQGNIDLSGPLDTAKKTGQIYDPATGNADGTGRQPFVNNQIPISRVNPISLAILQQMPKPNQNLTNLAAPTNNYVINLPFTKDTQSFDLKGDYSLSEKDRLSARYSFQRVTIMQAPAFSSFAGGPAGNGFQGTGVQNSYSTGVNYGHVFSPTLFTETRVGVAHLINRARPTNYGSDDATKLGISGVNISGIPFTSGQIQISLDGFSNPAFGYSKSIPWDRSESNIDFVNSWTKVLHNHTVKFGVDLRRVRDDISQSQTFGGPGTIAFVGNQTSTNVSGAVNNVANTMASFLLDLPSSVGRDIVNPTRYRQWWLFSFISDKWQVAQKLTLDLGLRWEFYPPATPAEAGGFSNYNPTNNTLVLAGIGNNPANLGMKTQYRYFAPRTGFAYRVSEATVFRGGYGISYMPFPDDSYAFNYPVRSNNSYTPVGSTSYTPAVLSNGQVATFQAGFPAPVPVTIPSNGIIPANTSALTQQAYNVVPLDYKNPYVQSWNVAVQQALPWKLSLQLAYVGNHGTRMATQQDMNLPSTYGGGNTSKPLYAPFGRTATTTIITMGFSSNYNALQAQLDRRFSNGIATSTAFTWGKGLGYVPSDDSALLFNVNKRRNYAPNDYDRRLTLVESFTYALPFGSGHRLASSRVSSLVFGGWKLSGIVSLVSGSPFTLTANATSLNTPGTSQTASLVGPYRVLKGIGTGSAWFDPTAFAQPTGCPSSPCTDANVGLGNTGRNQFYGPGYLQNNFSIFKSFPFIRESKIDARLDAFQLSNTPQFSNPNSTYSASSSSTFGKVTSTASSGQGSVNGIGGGRSMQASLKVSF
- a CDS encoding sugar phosphate isomerase/epimerase family protein; its protein translation is MRISRRFFLHSTAITAAVTSMRRALPAASFVASPTECTFRMAVITDEISQDFGEACETATRQMGLGWVEIRTLWGKNITLLDEKEIAEAKKILKKNQLKITNLGSPLFKVPWPHSDQADNKLGKLDRGSFDNEFGFKQQDEVLERCISLCKQLDTERIRCFDFLALKDQKPYRDAINAKLRQASEKCEKHKVILVLENEESCNTQTAEQAIEVLKAVPNRNFMLNWDPANEAAVGGQPFPQGWSLLPKDRIGHVHCKDVVRKNGSYVWSPIGGGVMDWVGQFRALAAAGYHLGVSLETHWRGPGTKEEATQKSMDGLKSALRQAEIPCSRVLQL
- a CDS encoding 6-phosphogluconolactonase codes for the protein MVESYVDNCILGNADADKTSNEILRLARDRETFGVIFATGASQFETLRHLRKRVDLPWHKIIGFHLDEYVGLTPEHGASFRGYLREALPLSKMKAFYELDGTSSNPDKTAEQYAARLREVNPSLCLLGIGENGHLTFNDPWEADFNDPKDVRLVNLDDQCREQQYAEGWFDSIADVPLRALTLTVPAIMRVPMLIAGVPGKRKAAIVKKVFDAPITPGCPATILGTHPNATLYLDTESSTGITSLLHE
- a CDS encoding Gfo/Idh/MocA family protein; translation: MQANSIGRRQFLSGIAATAASQALPHRVLGQTNRIIGANDRIRIGLIGAGSRGTEDLRSALRQHNVECAAVADVFSLHRERMKHTYPFIDTYDDPRRLLDRKDIDAVINATPLHVHSKYFLDTLSAGKDLYCEKTMTWNIPEAEACLRAAKASKQIVQIGLQDATAGSLLDAKDWIANGLTGKITMVESWMSRNTKHGVGQWRRPIPKECTASNVNWKLFLDGRKLETFDAEKFINWRLYWSFSGGNTAENMVHQLAWVIEAMNLPLPKAAAMTGGIFSVRDGREVPDTISVTIEYPNDFVFVWQSVFNNKFYGMGERFLGSDGTIEHLSGSNNMITGPADTSQDKESEENAPGPVRYYPETLNNPNGTPLLGKNPGENHMAHWVARLRDRKQPAASVELGYRSALGVHMANLSYRQKRRITLEEALAMPASAYLSH
- a CDS encoding MFS transporter, which produces MQTLESRRTDKKRQGRIRWGIAWTLFLSTVINYISRQSFSVLSPAISTQLHFTHEDLAKIFGAFQFAYALAWLVGGPILDRIGVRKGLSFAVILWSAVNALSAFVGSVTGFVVTRFLLGIGEGFNWPGASKTVAEWFPDEERGMAVAIFDSGSSIGGALASIALPVIALWMGWRSAFFFTGLLGFLWLALWLYVYHPLDAHPRLSEGEKQVILTGRSTAHTADRDVSWLRLLANRNVWGIILGRSLTDPIWWFYVFWLPQYLSDARGFSLKQLAAFGWIPFAAADLGNLTAGYVSAFAIRHGIPVLRARILICIVSCIPMLAGIPAARTSSPSAAMALVCIALWGFASWSTMGLTFPSDLLPQGVVATATGLSGFAAGLAGTAFTILVGNTVSKFGYTPAFFVAALMPVLATVSVVVLLRSPMTYPEMMNPS
- a CDS encoding LacI family DNA-binding transcriptional regulator — translated: MKRRTKSAKPADAGKVGLKHVAVRAGVSISSASRVLSGSRRVDDRTRDAVLEAANALGFDLSKSQKEKSLAFLLCNRTMHDAFHTRILMGAEAACAEHGWEMIFLSFNYSPHVPWKELHLPRVVQRHDVVRAVLLAGTNSANLMELLVHKNVNFVTLGNNVLGTPPQLKPDMVYSDDVQGGYDITRYLINSGHERIWYVGNIRLPWYARCYEGYEQAMKEAQLKPQISSIDSQDNAEIGYLGTKSILANGNATAIFCGSDFASHGVYRALRDSGLRIPEDISVAGCNDTVGNWLYPGLTTIREFPEQIGKKMVEAVLNRIAHPNTLPQKIVIPTEFVRRDSCRELRSGS